One window of Sinorhizobium fredii NGR234 genomic DNA carries:
- a CDS encoding N-formylglutamate amidohydrolase, translating into MRHFSPYEIIDGKREKGLVLLADHAMNRLPQEYGRLGLADSVFERHIAYDIGIESLVRRLSAALEAPAVLGCFSRLLIDPNRGEDDPTLIMKISDGAIVPGNHPITDEEWQNRLNRFHRPYHEAVSQTIAEAAAAGGKPPLVISLHSFTPAWKGIARPWHAAVLWDNDPRAVFPLIEKLEAAGDIIVGNNEPYDGALRGDTMYRHCMMPGIAHALIEVRQDLIADAAGVAAWAERLAPILAELNAMPALHAYQRHPSRTGAYEG; encoded by the coding sequence ATGCGCCACTTCTCCCCCTACGAAATCATCGACGGCAAACGGGAAAAGGGTCTCGTCCTGCTTGCCGACCACGCCATGAACCGGCTTCCCCAGGAATATGGGCGCCTCGGCCTTGCCGACAGCGTCTTCGAGCGCCACATCGCCTATGACATCGGCATCGAATCTTTGGTGCGGCGATTGTCCGCGGCACTCGAGGCACCTGCGGTGCTCGGCTGCTTCTCACGCCTGCTGATCGACCCCAACCGCGGCGAGGACGACCCGACGCTGATCATGAAGATCTCGGACGGCGCGATCGTCCCGGGCAACCATCCGATCACCGACGAGGAATGGCAGAACCGGCTGAATCGTTTTCATCGGCCGTACCATGAGGCGGTGTCGCAGACCATCGCCGAGGCCGCTGCCGCCGGCGGCAAGCCGCCGCTGGTGATCTCTCTGCATTCCTTCACACCCGCCTGGAAGGGTATTGCGCGCCCCTGGCACGCGGCGGTCCTCTGGGACAACGACCCGCGCGCCGTCTTCCCATTGATCGAGAAGCTCGAAGCGGCCGGCGACATCATCGTCGGCAACAACGAGCCCTATGACGGCGCCCTGCGGGGCGATACCATGTACCGCCACTGCATGATGCCGGGCATCGCCCATGCCTTGATCGAGGTGAGGCAGGACCTGATTGCCGACGCAGCAGGGGTTGCCGCCTGGGCCGAGCGGCTGGCGCCTATCCTCGCGGAGCTCAACGCCATGCCGGCGCTTCATGCGTATCAGCGCCATCCATCGCGGACCGGCGCCTATGAGGGCTGA
- a CDS encoding DUF1244 domain-containing protein — MTELSSEQRIQFEAAAFRRLVEHLRTRSDVQNIDLMNLAGFCRNCLSNWYREAAEASGTEMSKEESRQIIYGMPYDEWRERYQSDASAEQQAAFERNRPKE; from the coding sequence TTGACCGAACTCAGCAGTGAGCAGCGCATCCAGTTCGAGGCCGCCGCCTTCCGCCGGCTGGTCGAGCATCTGCGCACCCGTAGCGACGTCCAGAACATCGACCTGATGAACCTCGCCGGCTTTTGCCGCAACTGCCTGTCGAACTGGTACCGGGAGGCCGCCGAAGCGTCGGGCACCGAGATGAGCAAGGAAGAGTCGCGCCAGATCATCTATGGCATGCCCTATGACGAATGGCGGGAGCGTTACCAGAGCGACGCGTCCGCCGAACAGCAGGCAGCCTTCGAGCGCAACCGCCCGAAGGAGTAG
- a CDS encoding DUF2312 domain-containing protein codes for MSDAQGFARDQLRAFIERIERLEEEKKTIADDIKDVYGEAKSMGFDTKILRKVISIRKQDADERLEQEAILDTYLQALGMVPAAEEAA; via the coding sequence ATGTCGGATGCTCAAGGCTTCGCACGCGATCAGCTTCGCGCTTTCATCGAACGGATCGAGCGGCTGGAAGAGGAAAAGAAGACGATCGCCGATGACATCAAGGATGTCTATGGCGAAGCCAAGTCGATGGGCTTCGACACGAAGATCCTGCGCAAGGTCATTTCCATCCGCAAGCAGGACGCCGACGAGCGCCTGGAGCAGGAAGCGATCCTTGACACCTATCTGCAGGCACTGGGGATGGTTCCGGCGGCCGAGGAGGCCGCATAG
- a CDS encoding DUF882 domain-containing protein: protein MPNLFGLGEPLGSLTRRLCSAITRKGPQVLASIALACSLVTPGMAPPVEAAGQTRTLKLYFIHTKEKAQITFKRNGRYDSKGLQQINRFLRDWRRNEPTKMDPRLLDLIWEVYQKSGSRDYIHVVSAYRSPATNGMLRSRSKGVAKKSQHMLGKAMDFYLPDVRLKTLREIGMKFQVGGVGYYPTSGSPFVHMDVGGVRAWPRMTRNELARLFPDGKTMHIPADGRPLPGYEQAVADYKRRVGSSAIEVAGGGAKGPGDVGSGKRRNLFAALFGGGGDEDEEPTAIAAGAGEGGDEGAPAKVQTAAASADQEALPGVAGSVAGASAEEQQTINAPVPAVRPAFKNAPAEGGVAVALVAPEKNSAQEALAAAMPQTAETPSEYADLSTLKVPVPQMLARHDMNALVAGETLVASADGQTPELGFVPVPGMRPAGEAALAAVAEANVTVPLVPERPVAAASVAETIDMAPADMTPPVDTRVALAAPTVDEHQGSAIQVAAYAPQSDTRSQAAIFDSAFDTEADLPSKGARPKRQDAEAASRSSVRTEPKLTKKIISEWALSTGRVATLSKPVKAPRFVSSSLRAAPTTVYAAGFNSGVGSVDTARFSGNAVNFMEVKKFSTN, encoded by the coding sequence ATGCCAAATTTGTTCGGTTTGGGGGAGCCTCTTGGTTCCTTGACGCGCAGACTCTGCTCGGCGATTACCCGCAAGGGGCCGCAGGTTCTCGCCTCCATCGCCTTGGCCTGCTCCCTCGTCACTCCCGGAATGGCGCCGCCGGTCGAGGCCGCCGGCCAGACACGGACACTGAAGCTCTATTTCATCCATACCAAGGAAAAGGCGCAGATCACCTTCAAGCGCAACGGCCGCTACGATTCGAAGGGCTTGCAGCAGATCAACCGGTTCCTGCGCGACTGGCGGCGGAACGAGCCGACCAAGATGGACCCACGCCTGCTCGACCTGATCTGGGAAGTCTACCAGAAGAGCGGTTCGCGCGACTACATCCACGTCGTCTCCGCCTATCGCTCGCCCGCCACCAACGGCATGCTGCGGTCCCGTTCGAAGGGCGTCGCCAAGAAGAGCCAGCATATGCTCGGCAAGGCGATGGACTTCTACCTGCCCGACGTGAGGCTGAAGACGCTGCGCGAGATCGGCATGAAGTTCCAGGTCGGCGGCGTCGGCTATTATCCGACCTCGGGGTCGCCCTTCGTGCACATGGACGTCGGCGGCGTGCGCGCCTGGCCGCGCATGACCCGCAACGAACTCGCACGGCTCTTCCCAGACGGCAAGACCATGCATATCCCGGCCGACGGCCGGCCGTTGCCGGGCTATGAGCAGGCGGTTGCCGATTACAAGCGGCGCGTCGGTTCCTCGGCGATCGAGGTCGCCGGCGGTGGCGCGAAAGGACCGGGCGATGTCGGCAGCGGCAAGCGCCGCAACCTCTTTGCCGCGCTGTTCGGCGGCGGCGGGGACGAGGACGAAGAACCGACAGCGATCGCCGCCGGCGCAGGCGAGGGCGGCGACGAGGGAGCTCCGGCCAAGGTCCAGACCGCCGCGGCGTCGGCAGATCAGGAGGCGTTGCCGGGTGTCGCGGGTTCGGTCGCCGGTGCGTCGGCGGAAGAACAGCAGACCATCAACGCGCCGGTACCCGCCGTGCGCCCTGCCTTCAAGAATGCTCCAGCGGAGGGCGGCGTAGCCGTCGCGCTTGTTGCACCGGAAAAGAACAGTGCCCAGGAGGCCCTGGCCGCCGCCATGCCGCAGACGGCCGAGACGCCGTCGGAATATGCGGATCTCAGCACGCTGAAGGTGCCGGTCCCGCAGATGCTCGCACGGCATGACATGAACGCGCTGGTGGCCGGCGAGACGCTGGTGGCCTCGGCAGACGGCCAGACGCCTGAACTCGGCTTCGTTCCGGTGCCGGGGATGCGTCCGGCCGGGGAAGCGGCGCTCGCCGCCGTCGCCGAAGCCAATGTCACCGTGCCGCTCGTTCCGGAGCGCCCGGTTGCGGCCGCATCCGTTGCCGAGACGATCGACATGGCCCCGGCTGATATGACCCCGCCGGTCGATACGCGTGTTGCGCTGGCGGCACCGACCGTCGACGAGCATCAGGGGTCGGCGATCCAGGTGGCCGCCTACGCGCCGCAGTCCGATACCCGTTCGCAGGCTGCAATCTTCGACAGCGCCTTCGATACCGAGGCCGACCTTCCTTCGAAGGGTGCCCGTCCAAAACGGCAGGATGCGGAGGCGGCAAGCCGCTCCTCCGTCCGAACGGAGCCGAAGCTGACCAAGAAGATCATCTCCGAATGGGCGCTTTCTACCGGACGCGTCGCCACGCTGTCGAAGCCTGTCAAGGCACCTCGGTTCGTCAGCAGCTCGCTCAGGGCCGCGCCGACCACCGTCTATGCAGCCGGCTTCAACAGCGGTGTCGGCTCGGTCGATACGGCTCGCTTCAGCGGCAATGCCGTGAACTTCATGGAAGTGAAGAAGTTCAGTACCAATTGA